One window of Marinococcus sp. PL1-022 genomic DNA carries:
- a CDS encoding PIN domain-containing protein translates to MDTNIFRGLNFKFKSRFFQNVLNDLRKHDIKFLTTDIHKQEVEKKINDWIEENHLTNKIVRSNKILNETEEQVDGWNDIELKLEKNKKELIEHYKKSFHDLLNDLSARTLYVDDVRPASVFKSFFEIAPPFSTNKRNEFRDAFILYAIADFAINEKEIVHIISTDADFRNFFEENSNIKLHSSLDNWNDFLNRRERYYEQIMQTFQGDMVQINIIEYVSEHDFIGLRNYVEKEIVEGNVKNISLDKTKVPKGAEINLVKIEEFSDVLHAEISIEVKMNFSYDIETPDKFSLINAFKYDSEEIKRNGIMLDGVLEQVLIFPVHYSLEFRITTDENLELSSVKLTNFDNIYVNKTNMPITSLDLIENFKLIKKMNFKL, encoded by the coding sequence ATGGATACAAATATTTTTCGGGGATTAAACTTTAAATTTAAAAGTAGATTTTTTCAAAATGTTTTAAATGATTTACGTAAACACGATATTAAATTTCTAACTACAGATATACATAAGCAAGAAGTCGAAAAGAAAATTAATGATTGGATCGAGGAGAATCATTTAACAAATAAAATAGTTAGATCCAATAAAATATTGAATGAAACAGAAGAGCAAGTAGATGGATGGAATGATATAGAATTAAAATTAGAGAAAAATAAAAAAGAACTAATTGAACATTATAAAAAATCTTTTCATGATCTTTTAAATGACTTATCAGCCCGAACTTTGTATGTTGATGACGTTAGACCCGCTTCTGTATTTAAATCTTTCTTTGAGATAGCCCCTCCTTTTTCTACAAATAAACGTAATGAGTTTAGAGATGCTTTTATCTTATATGCTATAGCTGATTTTGCTATTAATGAAAAAGAAATAGTACATATTATATCTACAGATGCTGATTTTAGAAATTTCTTTGAAGAAAATTCTAATATTAAATTGCATTCCTCATTAGATAATTGGAATGACTTTTTAAACCGTAGAGAAAGATACTATGAACAGATAATGCAAACATTTCAAGGTGATATGGTACAAATAAATATTATAGAGTATGTTAGTGAACACGACTTCATTGGTCTTCGAAACTATGTAGAAAAAGAAATCGTAGAAGGCAATGTAAAGAATATAAGTTTGGATAAAACAAAAGTTCCAAAAGGAGCCGAAATTAATTTAGTTAAAATTGAAGAGTTTTCTGATGTATTACATGCAGAAATTTCTATCGAAGTTAAAATGAATTTTTCTTATGATATTGAAACTCCTGATAAATTTTCATTAATTAATGCTTTTAAATATGATTCAGAAGAAATTAAAAGAAACGGCATTATGCTAGATGGTGTCTTAGAACAAGTACTAATTTTTCCTGTACATTATTCTTTAGAATTTCGGATAACAACCGATGAAAATTTAGAACTTTCAAGTGTAAAATTGACAAACTTCGATAATATTTATGTAAATAAAACAAATATGCCGATAACTTCACTAGATCTTATAGAAAATTTTAAATTGATAAAGAAAATGAATTTTAAGCTTTGA
- a CDS encoding AAA family ATPase, whose amino-acid sequence MKYTIFNGPRKEFDKRVPLDGVMTLTDMVRFIDPGGNDSVEPMYPDILVIHSDEYSGVADFFIEGFLFYSSSFAKRFGYGEVLLHNPPLKIKQQLQNSHADYIEVEEENHQYTNLNLEHLKAIKNNFEKTIHGQKEVKNQILTSLYSLTNSGKHKPTVVMLYGPTSVGKTETAKLVNIIINPEYKLFRKQLSMFHNESFMNYIFGDKSTSFAKDLLDRETNIILLDEFDKAHSMFYSAFYQLFDEGVYVDKFYEVNLENTIIFCTSNYQSKQEIEKNLGAPIFSRFDHFIEFEKLDNEAKMNIIEEVYNEEILKFSQIDQQEIQNQNVKERLKSKVSSLKHAREIRKLTIQLMARLLINKI is encoded by the coding sequence TTGAAATATACAATTTTCAATGGTCCAAGAAAAGAATTTGATAAAAGGGTCCCTTTAGACGGCGTAATGACATTGACGGATATGGTGCGATTTATAGATCCAGGAGGAAACGATAGCGTAGAGCCTATGTATCCTGACATCCTTGTTATCCATTCTGACGAATATTCTGGTGTTGCTGATTTTTTTATAGAGGGTTTTTTATTTTATAGTTCCTCATTTGCTAAAAGGTTTGGATATGGAGAGGTGTTATTGCATAATCCTCCATTAAAAATTAAACAACAACTTCAAAATTCTCATGCTGACTATATAGAGGTCGAAGAAGAGAATCATCAATATACTAATCTTAACCTAGAACATTTAAAAGCAATCAAAAACAATTTCGAAAAAACCATTCACGGTCAAAAAGAGGTCAAAAATCAAATTTTAACCTCTTTATATAGTTTGACTAATTCAGGTAAGCACAAACCAACGGTGGTTATGTTATATGGACCAACTAGTGTTGGGAAAACTGAAACTGCAAAATTAGTAAATATAATAATTAACCCCGAATACAAATTATTTAGAAAACAGCTTTCCATGTTCCATAATGAGAGTTTTATGAATTATATATTTGGGGATAAAAGTACATCTTTTGCTAAAGATTTATTAGATAGAGAAACTAATATTATTTTACTAGATGAGTTTGATAAAGCTCATTCTATGTTCTATAGTGCCTTTTATCAATTGTTTGATGAAGGAGTTTACGTAGATAAATTTTATGAAGTAAATTTAGAAAACACGATTATTTTTTGCACATCAAATTATCAAAGTAAACAAGAAATAGAAAAAAATCTTGGAGCACCAATTTTTTCCCGTTTTGATCACTTTATTGAATTTGAAAAATTAGATAATGAAGCAAAAATGAATATTATAGAGGAGGTTTACAATGAAGAAATTTTAAAGTTTAGTCAAATAGATCAGCAAGAAATTCAAAATCAAAATGTAAAAGAGAGACTTAAAAGTAAGGTTTCATCTCTAAAGCATGCTAGAGAAATAAGAAAGCTTACAATACAATTAATGGCACGCCTTCTCATTAACAAAATTTAA
- a CDS encoding tyrosine-type recombinase/integrase, which translates to MNHLVLPGNQTQALSLESSHSFLNSDLYTDISAEGFEGVEWGQIPDEFLMYIYLHKNNTLRKQRSERTKRKYLETLVPFLTYVKEFGGLREISAQRIYAYQLYLEREKGYKASTLARHSTVIKQFLRFLVKEDMVETDLTTKMAPVAQPREELVDRDLHEHEVQQLLSYFKQKDSFAYTLLVVLTSTGMRIEELANAKWRDLEWRSPEGAFFLHIMGKGEKERPIFLFADVMRILQNFRVERKMVTETFTGDSAFFPKKNGGHYHVNYLGDRFSKLMVSAPFPFVQHRRDPITPHTCRHYTTYYMLEHGADLASVRDMLGHASIRTTERYLLRRRNYGEHAGLKVNVKSFTN; encoded by the coding sequence ATGAACCACCTTGTTTTACCAGGAAATCAAACACAAGCTCTTTCATTAGAAAGCTCTCACTCGTTTTTGAATAGCGATTTATATACAGATATTTCTGCAGAAGGTTTCGAAGGAGTGGAGTGGGGACAGATACCTGATGAATTTCTAATGTACATCTATTTACATAAAAACAATACGCTGCGTAAACAGCGAAGCGAACGAACAAAGCGCAAATATTTAGAAACGCTTGTCCCATTCCTTACTTACGTGAAAGAGTTCGGAGGATTAAGAGAAATTTCTGCTCAACGTATTTATGCGTATCAGCTATATCTCGAGCGAGAAAAGGGATATAAGGCGAGCACGTTGGCACGTCATAGTACGGTCATTAAACAGTTCCTACGGTTCCTCGTGAAGGAGGATATGGTGGAAACAGATTTGACGACAAAAATGGCGCCCGTTGCTCAACCGAGAGAGGAGCTCGTAGACCGAGATCTCCATGAGCATGAAGTTCAGCAATTACTCTCTTATTTCAAACAGAAAGATTCGTTTGCTTATACCTTGTTAGTCGTTTTAACGAGCACGGGCATGCGGATTGAAGAGTTGGCAAATGCCAAATGGCGTGATCTAGAATGGCGTTCGCCAGAAGGTGCCTTTTTTCTTCACATTATGGGGAAGGGCGAAAAAGAGCGGCCGATTTTTCTTTTCGCCGATGTGATGCGTATACTCCAGAACTTCCGGGTGGAGCGGAAAATGGTCACAGAGACTTTTACAGGGGACTCTGCGTTCTTTCCAAAGAAAAATGGGGGACATTATCATGTAAACTACTTAGGGGATCGTTTCAGCAAACTCATGGTCTCAGCGCCATTTCCATTTGTACAGCATCGTAGAGACCCTATTACACCGCACACGTGCCGTCATTATACGACGTATTATATGTTAGAGCATGGAGCTGACCTTGCATCGGTCCGGGATATGTTGGGGCATGCGTCGATAAGGACAACAGAGCGCTATCTCCTTCGAAGAAGAAACTATGGAGAGCATGCTGGATTGAAAGTGAACGTTAAAAGCTTTACGAATTAG
- a CDS encoding protein kinase domain-containing protein, translating into MIIWKKGEKLSEESGFGDVFKAIKVVNEEEQKEKFVIKELKKLDEESIERFKREVRYLRTLDHPRIVNCEGFRLKGAPYFYTMRMYNTSLTYVQSKLSKDYARLKVIYGNILEGLEYLHSEGYYHRDLKPGNVLLNSDTDLVLGDLGLCVNPLSERGHRITRTHSGIGTDFYCSPEQLISLKKTDHRTDIYS; encoded by the coding sequence ATGATAATTTGGAAAAAAGGGGAGAAACTCAGTGAAGAAAGCGGTTTTGGTGATGTATTCAAAGCTATTAAGGTAGTAAATGAAGAAGAGCAGAAAGAAAAATTCGTTATAAAAGAATTAAAAAAATTAGATGAAGAATCTATTGAAAGATTTAAAAGAGAGGTAAGATATCTTAGAACATTAGATCATCCAAGAATAGTAAATTGCGAGGGGTTTAGACTTAAGGGTGCTCCTTATTTTTATACCATGAGAATGTATAACACCAGTTTAACTTATGTTCAAAGTAAACTTTCTAAAGATTACGCTAGACTTAAAGTGATCTATGGTAACATTTTAGAAGGTCTAGAATATCTTCATAGTGAAGGATATTATCACAGAGACTTGAAGCCTGGGAATGTGCTTTTAAATTCTGATACAGATTTAGTATTAGGTGATCTTGGTTTATGTGTGAACCCTTTAAGTGAAAGGGGCCATAGAATAACTAGAACTCATTCAGGGATTGGCACAGATTTTTACTGTTCTCCAGAGCAACTTATATCATTAAAAAAAACCGATCACAGAACTGATATATATAGT
- a CDS encoding DUF6414 family protein, whose product MQKVICFDEGSATDILQIEYGGELLSIDEENGAVQFGSHAKASAEIGAGTSFFTAIKAAFSTKVGGEASNSKESLVTKTISNTILADFYAISGKLIESNKIHKFESFYLHPIKNSFAFIKMYTPYMKIIKEDSPIMEDMKDYDIRNFDEILESAKGYYELLAYPEDGKSQEVILRFNINTFKNAYSLMDLPKMRLDYYAVEVGKANETDLDIENEMSIEKNTNDLNITDFLEDEEVETENKSDKTLKVYDVILAGIEEHPN is encoded by the coding sequence ATGCAGAAAGTAATATGTTTCGACGAAGGTTCAGCTACGGATATTTTACAAATAGAATATGGAGGAGAACTACTTTCTATTGACGAAGAAAATGGCGCAGTCCAATTTGGTAGCCATGCTAAAGCTTCAGCTGAAATAGGGGCAGGAACTAGTTTTTTTACGGCTATCAAAGCTGCTTTTAGCACAAAAGTAGGTGGAGAAGCTTCTAATTCTAAGGAGTCACTTGTAACAAAAACCATTTCTAATACTATTTTGGCTGATTTTTATGCCATTAGTGGCAAATTAATCGAGAGTAATAAAATACATAAATTTGAAAGTTTTTACCTGCATCCTATTAAGAATTCTTTTGCTTTTATTAAAATGTATACTCCCTACATGAAAATTATCAAAGAAGATTCTCCAATCATGGAAGATATGAAAGATTATGATATTCGCAATTTTGATGAAATACTTGAAAGTGCGAAGGGCTATTATGAGCTTTTAGCATACCCAGAAGACGGGAAGTCACAAGAAGTGATCTTAAGATTCAATATTAATACTTTTAAAAATGCTTATAGTTTAATGGATTTACCGAAGATGAGGCTTGATTATTACGCAGTTGAAGTAGGAAAAGCAAATGAAACTGATTTAGATATTGAAAATGAAATGAGTATTGAAAAGAATACTAATGATCTTAATATCACTGATTTTTTAGAGGATGAAGAAGTAGAAACTGAAAATAAATCTGATAAAACTTTAAAAGTATATGATGTTATTTTGGCAGGCATAGAGGAGCACCCCAATTGA